In Rutidosis leptorrhynchoides isolate AG116_Rl617_1_P2 chromosome 6, CSIRO_AGI_Rlap_v1, whole genome shotgun sequence, the DNA window gccacctccattctGCTCTCTTGGGCCTTCTTCATTGGCCAATactctgatccgtacaacatggctgtTCTAATCGCTACcatgaagaatttccctttcaatttaaggggtatcatcttgtcgcacaaaacccctttcgcagctctccacttcaaccatcctacccTTACATGGTGGGTCACATCCTTATCTATCCTTCCTGATTTGTGTAGCATTGATCCTAAGTATCTAAAGGAATCCTGTGGATGTAAGACCTGATCCTCTATACGAATATCTACTGTATCATTGTGATCTTCTTCGATCCTCCCATAGTCACATCTAAGATACTCTGATTTAAGTCTACTAATCCGAAGTCCATTTTATTCCAGGGCATTCCTCCATTGCTCCAGCCTTCTGTTTAGCTCATTCTGTGATTCCGATACTAAaacaatatcatcggcaaaaatcaagCACCAAGAGATACACCCTTGTATCCTTTGAGACATCTCGTATAAGACTAATgcgaaaagaaaagggctaagAGCAGATCCTTGATGTAAGCCTACTTCTACTGGGAAATACTCTGTGTTTCCTACTGTCGTCCGAATGCAAGTTTTCGCCCCCAGGTACATATCCCTAATAGCTCTTATATACTTACTTGGGATACCTCTACCATTAAGGATCTTCCAAATCAACTCCAGTGGGAAACTATCATAagctttttccaagtctaagaaagcCATGTGTAAGTTCTTTTGTTTCTCTCTATACTACTCCATAAGACTTATAATAATGTGAATTGCCTCCATTGAATAGCGTCCTGGCATGAACCCAAATTGGTTCTCTGACACCTTTGTCTCGCGTCTAAgcctagtctcaatcactctctcccatagTTTCATGGTATGACTAAGTAACTTTATACCTCTATAATTACTACACGTCTAACTTTATACCTCTATAGTTTCATGGTATGCATATAAACAAATTTTAAGTTGATAACTTGGATTACACTTAGCGTGATAAAACGACATAAAACATTGGATTATCTTGCACTTACTGCATGAAGCATTAACAACGCGCAAATTAAAGTACTACAACATAGTAGTAATTAAGTCCAAAAAGTGCGCTTATATGATGCGCATAAGTTACAGAATATGCGCTCTCGCGCTAAAGTAAAAGCGGCTTGGGAGCCTTACAAGAAAGCAAAAAACTAACGCCAAGTACGAAAAATAGAAGGGAGCATAACTATCAAGTACTAAGTGAGAATAACTATTAAGTACCACATCATTTTCAAAAGAAGCAGTTGGAATTTGGATCATATATTGGTTAGGCAGATGGAAGCACACACAGACGAACTAGAGTTCTATCTAATCGCTTTGAACTTCTGATACAATAAATCATGTCTTGTTCAGAAGTTAACAATATCCAGTCACTATCTTCATCACAATACTTGAGCTTATAAGTCCCGGGAGTCAACTCAAACCGCTTACCAATTTCCCTCTCAATGATTACAAATGTGGCGTCGGACATAAGGAGATCGAATTTGATCATATCATCTGAGTACTCCACTTTTATTGTCAGGATATTTTCAAATTTTTTCGAAGGCGAAGGAACCGGAATTGCTCCACTATCCTCCTCATTTGTGTCACTTTGATTACGAGACTGATTTACCTTGCATTTTGCTGGATTTTGTAGTCTTTCATGTTCCTTACACTTGCGTTTCAATGTGGATGGAGATACTATAACACAATATGAAAAAAACAGTATTAGTATTTCTCAGTTTTTTCATGTATGAACTTACAGTAGAAGAGACATTTATCTGATATTTAGATATTTATCCAAAGGGATAAATTCCTTGCAACGGGAATCATAATGCTTAACAACGCACTATACCTTCAACTGGAGCTGTCTTGCATTTCGCCTCAGAAGGTGTTGTGTCTCTAACAACTTCTAGTTTCGGTCCTTTCGTTGATCCCTGTACTAATGATTCTTGTTTTCTTTTAAAGATTTTGAACCGTTCAGAGTTCTCAACATCTATAACATGTAATTCATCACCAAGTTCTGCACCTGAAGCAAACTTAAAATTTGGCAAACAACTCTTTAGTGTTAAGAGTAGGTCCTCCAACAAGATATCAGACTCTAAACTATATTCCCAAATGAACTCAAACGCATAGCAAATGTCACCGCTGTCAATACTTTTCAAGCATATTACAAGAACATTGACTTTAGTTTTATTAATTGGAAATCCCGTTTTCGAATAAATATCACATGTTCTAAAGAAGCGTGCTTCATAATCTTCAAGTGTCTTCTCAACAAGTGAGTCCCCCATGTCTAGACAAACCGTATGAGTAAAATTTGAATACGGCAAAACCTGATTGGCAACAAAACTAGTTAGTTTGAAAGCTACTAGTTGTTTTTCCTCGATTGATTTACCGAAACATCTGTTCTTGACCAGTGTAGATGAGGGAAAATGATTCTTGTCCCAACTAGCTATCCAAACTTGAGCAAATTGTATGTTATGTGATTCACAAATGATCTTTACTGCCCCTTCAATCTTTATTGCCATCTTCATTGCAACTTCAACCTCACTGGCATATTTAATCTAGATAATTTTAGATGACTGATTCATAAaaatcaaattatatatctttacgCTGTTATTAATTCCATTTCTTCTTTTACCCAACCACCTGCACAAAACGCACTCAAACCCGAGTTCAACATCGTGTCTTCTAATTGCATATGCTAGCACCAAAAAATCCCACATTTGTCAAAAACCCTGAAATCCTAATCTCGCGTATTTATTACCTTAGCGGTTGTGGTGACAATACAAGATCAATCAACCTGTTATCATGAAATTGAAACAATGGTGGCTATAACAGCTCCGGATTCATAAATCAACCGCTTCACTAGCAACATTTCGATTTGGACACAGTGAAACCCGGTGAATAAATCAAAATGGTGGTGGCGGTAAAAGCTATCGTTCGATGACCTAAGGTACAAACATAGTGACTGGAAGTGTTGTACATCTCCCTATTTctttccgagatctccccgagatctcatttttggaaggcaaccgagacgagatgtccatctcccgaggTTTCTCAGTCAACGTGGTCAAACTTGGTTAAAGCCACAATTAATCGGATTTTCTCGGTCATTTCTTGGATTTTCTCATAAAATCTAGTAATTTCTCGGGTTTTGCTCActcattttttgtttttattttttatttatgtaaaatctcgtaaaagtatatataaatatacaaatatttatagatatatttatattaaaaaaactaaaaagtcaacgtaagtcaacgtccgagatctcctcgAGAAATTTCCGAGATGCCAAGATCTccccaaaaatgtccaaacgagatctccccaagATCCGAGTTCTCTAACCTTGGTGACCGGGGAAAGTGTGCTGCTGATTCAGCCAACTTTTGAGTGGAAATTTTACTTCCAACAATTATACGTGAGTTCCAACAAGAAGGATTTTATAATTTgattacaataataattattattcttactTATTCAATTTGAATTTTAATTTCCAACAGTATTATATCTATTTCTATGTCATAACCCATACGAAGTAGGGTTAGAGTTGTGGTTCCTAGAATGAAAAGGTAAGGACGATGAGGAAGATGAAATAGGGTTTGGGTGTGTTTTGTGTAACTAGGTGGTTGAGAGGAGAAATGGAATTGACATTTTTACCCTCACGTGTATGGCATGTGAGAAGTTTACAGGATGTTATAATGGTCATTAGTGACGGAGACTATCCGCATAAAAAGTACAAACTTGAAGGACCGGTCACACCAAAAACAAAAGTTTAGGGACTCCTAGTAATCTGGTACAAACCACATGAACCAACCGTGTAATTTTTAGAGATAAAGCAAAACTGGTAATTAAAATTTACAAGTTCTTAGAAATACTTGAGTACTTATATCGTCCAACCACACACACAGAGAAGAAAACATTCTAACTAAACGTTTTATATAAACCATAAGAACTTGAATGTTCAAATTCGAATCAAGTGAGTCAACGATCAACATTTTACAATCCTATGAAATACTTCAACCTAGAATCTTGGTTGTTAAATAATGTGAATTTGACAGCATATACAGCTTGAATTCACGAGTAACGATTATTTCCTATTATCTTTACCGATATTTCAAGTTCTTACTCCCTTCCTACCCTGCCTACACGGCTACACACAACTATATATGTTATCTATGTGTGTCCATATGTAAAGATAAgtgagtttatatatattaatatttaatttacaCATTAATATCACAAACACATTACACATGCAGGCAGATACAATTATGTATAGATAGATATTACTGAGGACGGTCACCAGGCGGTCCACCTGATGGACGTCCAAAAGTAGCAGGAACAATATCAGATGGAAGATTCAAATATGTTCTTAAGAACTCGATTCCATCATATGTCAAATACCAATAGTGATGCCTCCGAGTAGATGTACAATTCAcatatttattagattcaaatttatgcaTCAGCTTAATCACTTCGCTATTAGGTGCATCTATTTCTGGATGTTTCGTTGAATACTCATCCATTTTAGCAAAACAAATACCCTCTGtacaaatataataattataaagttCATTATTTGTTACTCCAAATAGTATTTATTGAATAAGATGAAATTGAGAGAAACTGACCTTCAAAAAGGTATTTCGAAAAAATTGCATGGCGATTCTTCTCCAAAATGGGCTGAAATTTAACCAAAGGTATTCAAAATTGATACTTAAAGTTACATGCATATGCCAGAAATTTGATAAATCGTTAAGGATGAAGATGACTTACGATAAGTGCTGCCATGAAAGGGAAAGGATTAGGGTTTTTTTCTTCTTCAAAGGTATGAGTGACGGTAAGTGAAACCCTTTTATTATCGAGTTATTTCATTGTACGGAGTATAAGTGTATAACAATGTGATGAACGGAGATTAtaaggtttttatttttatttttaaagcaAATAAAACTTGAGTTGTAAACTTATAATCCCTTAAAACcattaaaatgcttgaattcaaagGGATGCTTATCAACCCTTGGATCATTTAAGATCAATGATCAAGATTAAAACATCAAATAATAAAGGAAGGGTAGCATGGTCTTTTTACatattttaaaatcaatatacATACAAAAACAAAACACACAGTGACTTGGAGAAGACGATGGGCAATTGAAATCCTAAGCATCGATAGTTTCTCCGGCGAAGCCTACGATTCGTTCACCGATTGCTTCAAACTTCCGTTGAAGGCTACGATTCGTTCACTGCGGCGAATTCATTGTTCAATCAATTAATCAATGGAGCCAGAATACGAACCAATGGAATCAGAATACGACGTCAATGATGAAGAAATTAACGAAAACAAAAAAGCTACATGTATTTAATTTGATAAAAATACTTTACTGCTACTTAATATGATTTTTTGTAAAATCACATGTAATTGTTCATAAAAATATGAGATATCCACAAGAAATATATCTGCTCTTAGTATGTAAAATGATTGTTAAAAATTTTCGgtttcaattacatgtgattgcATTTGATGAAAACACTTTACTGCGACTTAAGGTGATTTCTTGTAAAATCACATGTAATTGTTCATTAGTATGTGATATGTATGAGTAATATATCTGCTCTTATTATGTTATTTTATTCTTGttaaaaatcacatgtgattattaagTAATATATGATATACTTGTTATCAGTTCTTAGTATGTAAATTTGTTGAAGTTATTTTCAGTCAACatttaaatcacatgtgattgtctatTTTTCAACAGTACTACTACACTAAAAATATCTAAAGCGCGTAAAAACAAAACACCTGGTGGTTCATTGTATTATGCATCGATCGTTGATGAGAGTTTACTACCGCtcattgcaaaaaaaaaaaaaaaaaaaaatatggaacACTTGAATAGTGTGAAGAAATGTATAGGTTACATGTGTATAATGCATGTTTTGACATATGAAAGTCGAGTCAAAAGACTTCAAAATCTGGGTTAGTAAAGCAGAAATATTAATTGTGATAGACTGGCACACCAATGCAAGTGAACTTTGAGTCAAATAGTATAATTAGTGTAATTTATCGGTATGATAAATTAgtgtaatttaaaattttgaagaTGAATGATACATGTCTCTTTTGAATCTATGACTTTTGGTTGCTGAAATCCACATTTGAATCTTCTTAGTTGTTGTCATTACACATTCATTTATAACCTTTTTACCTTCTTTCTTTACATACCTTTTTCTTTTTACCAAATTACTATATCATccctgtgtgttttttttttttcttttttccatGAGATCTCACAGTTCAGATTTGCTTCATCCTTCATTTTGCGTCCCCCTTGATcatctatatgtatgtatgtatgtatgtatgtatgtatataataaggATCATATATCGGAAAGCCACTAAAGTTTATTGTTTTGTGTTGTAGGTTATCCATATATAAAAATGATTTTGTAGGCCACGACTATATAAGTTAATCTTTTTGTGTTTGTAAGTCACCCACATTTGAAAGTGATTTTGTAAGCCATCAAAGTTCGTATATTGTTACATATACTAAATCCAACTAAAAACtcttaaaaaataaagaaaaataaaagcgtAAATACTCGTGTATTTGGTAACAACTAAtcgttatataaataatgttaattaaGAAAAGTTTGGTTATTTTTgttactttttatatttttctaaTAAGATTTTAGTCAGATTAGGTACGTATGAAACAACATACGAACTTGGTGTTAGGAATATttgtgagccctaacaagacttgataaccaGTTGATTATCAACCCACAAACAATAAACAGATGATCTAAGTGAACAAGAAAAATAAAAGCAAGAACATAAATAACGCGAGAACATAACGTGGTTATATCCAATATTGCTATTGGTCTAATCCACGGCCAACCAAAGAGAATTCATATTAAAATTTGGTGCTTAATGTTACAAGTTACACGAAGGTTTTATTTATAGTGCAGACAACAGCAAATTAGAAGCAAACAAGGAATCCTAATCACAATCGAATTTCTGGCCGTCGGGTCAAATCTCGTGACCGCGAGAATGACCATTATGGTTGCGAGCATTGTAACCAAACTTCTATCTTTTTTGCTGCTATCTTCGCGATCTCGAATCTGACAATTCCGATCGTGAGATCTTGTTTTTAGCTTTTTTATTTCAATCGACTTCAcacctccaacaatctcccacttgaaggagaCTTTAGACAAAACTCATCTTCTACCTGTTTTCTCTCACAACAACATCTAACACGATGATTACTACTCCTTTTGATgatgagacacccgaatcacgccgcactttACTCGTTAACCTATGAGGAAATAAGTCTTTCGACATCAAAAATACCGCTaagtgatcaagcatattttcacgaggtcaaggtgaaactacgcttgagtgcataatagggtttaaggactaacaatattcgaacctccgacacttagtcgtggataactcACATCGGTATCGTTTCAATTCCGACAGAGtgtccgatttgagagtccaccaacaacccaaCATacgggttgagtggcccaaagacatgaaggttttatagttcgagacatacctgaaacTCTTTACTTGTGagatcgtatgaagcttgttcGTACGATAATGTGTATGCTATGTTACGTATGAGTAACCGAttatgtttttagggtttatgagctatgtatttataggctcatgaattagggATTCGATAGGATCTAttccctaattaaatgcgatcttatcccaactaactttcgttatttaaggaaaagaatctgaattaattataccgtacattcttctagaatgtattggacccttatgcaagtatacgaaactcacataagatggtataggcgcatagagtgcgaCTATACCCGTGCTATATGTCTTACATGGCAATTAGTGTGCGGTTTAGGACTTTTGAATGCGCAATCCGCATGGTCAtgtggatatgcgtatcattaagtcccccggttcgatgttatatacaatgccAATGAGTGTATAGCGTTGAACTAATTTAAAATAAATTAGTACCACAAAATAATATCCAATGATTACACCTGAtcatgcaattgctcattttaacgtATTGATAATACACATAGGACATTATATGCGTGTATATGTAACCAACCGCCGTTTGCAATTAATGCAATATATTCGTATAGTTGAAAAATCGTCCTTTCGAATGTGATTCCTAtacccgaggtgacaactgtcatTATCTATCCCAAAGATAATGATGAAAACATATGCAACTGCCTAGAGTTGCTATCGTACGCCCACTGTCGATCAACTTTTtagattgatacacgtgtacgcTCAGAAATTGACCGTGGCACGTTTAATTTTCTTTTGCCTATAAATAGTGAATTTACCCTTTTTGGGTTTAACACGCTCCTCCCCTATTTCAAATTTTGCTCTTTTTTCGGTAGACGTTTGCTTTTCCGTTCGTATTTATTCATCCGAAGGTCCGTGTTTTCTTTCTTTCATCCTTTTTATTTACATTTTAAATCTTGCACCGATCCACCATGTCTTCTGATAAAAATGTGAAAGACATAGAATATTCTATTACTGAAGCAGAGATTCGTAGAATCATCGATCAATATCCCCCTATCGAAAAATATTCTCCGATCACCCCTCTGAGCGACTAACGGCCTAACGAGCCGCCGGGGCATATGATCGCTGTTTATGACAAGGTTAtggatgtagtgacccaaacttttccatgtttatatatattaattgagattgatatttacatgattaaatgtttccaacatgttaagcaatcaaacttgttaagacttgattaattgaaatatgtttcatatagacaattgaccacccaagttgaccggtgattcacgaacgttaaaacttgtaaaaactatatgatgacatatatatggatatatatatatatagttaacatgatattatgataagtaaacatatcattaagtatattaacaatgaactacatatgtaaaaacaagactactaacttaatgatttttaaacgagacatatatgtaacgattatcgttgtaaagacatttaatgtatatataccatattaagagatattcatacatgataatatcatgataatataataatttaaaatctcatttgatattataaacattgggttaacaacatttaacaagatcgttaacctaaaggtttcaaaacaacacttacatgtaacgactaacgatgacttaacgactcagttaaaatgtatatacatgtagtgttttaatatgtatttatacacttttgaaagacttcaatacacttatcaaaatacttctacttaaaaaaaatgcttacaattaaatcctcgttcagtttcatcaacaattctactcgtatgcacccgtattcgtactcgtacaatacacagcttttagatgtatgtactattagtatatacactccaatgatcagctcttagcagcctatgtgagtcacctaacacatgtgggaaccatcatttggcatctagcatgaaatatctcataaaattacaaaaatatgagtaatcattcatgacttatttacatgaaaacaaaattacatatcctttatatctaatccatacaccaatgaccaaaaacacctacaaacactttcattcttcaattttcttcatctaatatctaattgatctctctcaagttctatcttcaagttctaagtgttcttcataaattctacaagttctagttacataaaatcaagaatactttcaagtttgctagctcacttccaatcttgtaaggtgatcatccaacctcaagaaatatttgtttcttacagtaggtt includes these proteins:
- the LOC139854495 gene encoding small ribosomal subunit protein eS10z-like gives rise to the protein MAALIPILEKNRHAIFSKYLFEEGICFAKMDEYSTKHPEIDAPNSEVIKLMHKFESNKYVNCTSTRRHHYWYLTYDGIEFLRTYLNLPSDIVPATFGRPSGGPPGDRPQ